The Rhizobium leguminosarum DNA segment CTGGACATGGGCGCGGGTGCCGACGGGGTGCAGCTGGAATTGCGTATAGAAGGTCGCGACCTCGAGCACCCTTATATAGGCCATGTCGAGCATGTCGGCGATCTTTTCGATCGCCGCGCGCGTGACCCAGCCATCCTGCTCCTGCGCCCGCATCAATAGCGGGATGACCGCCGATTGCTGGCGGCCGGCGGGGTATTTCTGGATCGTCTTGTCCGCCCAGACCGCATTTTCATCGCTGAAAGCGAATGCGGCAGGCTGAAATTGATCTTCGGCTAATCGACGAACGGACATTCTTCCTCACGCCTTGTCAGTTTAGGGTTCCACACCGCGAAGCGGTCAAAGACTGCATTTCGCAGGCATAGGCCGACTGGTCTTTCTGCATAAACACTACGAATTTTCCGCCATTCGGAATGGCAGCCTTGATCTGATAGCCCTTGGACAAAAGCTCGCCCATGGACGTTTTCGTCGCCGGCGGCGTCACTTCCTTACGGCCCAGCGGCGTGCCGAGCGTATCGGTCTCCTGGGCCGAAACCCCGGATGCCGCGAGAAGAAGGGCGACGGCAAGCGGCAGACGCTGCATCAGCGGTCCACCTCGCCGAAGACGATGTCGAGCGAGCCGAGCACGGCCGCGATGTCGGCAAGCTGGTGGCCGCGGCACATGAAGTCCATCGCCTGCAGATGCGCATAACCCGGCGCACGGATCTTGCAGCGATACGGCTTGTTGGAGCCATCGGAAACCAGATAGACGCCGAACTCTCCCTTCGGCGCCTCGACGGCCGCGTAAACCTCGCCGGCCGGCACGTGGTAGCCTTCGGTATAGAGCTTGAAGTGGTGGATCAGCGCTTCCATCGAGCGCTTCATCTCGCCGCGCTTCGGCGGCACGACCTTGCCGTCGATCGACGAGAAAGGACCGGTCTTGGCATCCGACAGCAGGCGATTGACGCATTGCTTCATGATGCGGACCGATTCGCGCATCTCGATCATGCGGATCAGGTAGCGGTCATAGTTGTCGCCGTTCTTGCCGATCGGAATGTCGAATTCGAGATCGGAATAACATTCGTAGGGCTGGGCGCGACGCAGGTCCCAGGCAGCGCCCGAACCGCGCACCATGACGCCGGAGAAGCCCCAGGCCCAGCAATCCTCCAGCGAAACGACGCCGATATCGACGTTGCGCTGCTTGAAGATGCGGTTGCCGGTCAACAGATTGTCGATGTCGTCGAGCGCCTTCAGGAAGGGGTCGCACCAGTCGCCGATATCCTGGACGAGCTGTTCCGGCAGATCCTGGTGGACGCCGCCCGGACGGACATAAGCGGCATGCATGCGCGAGCCGCTGGCGCGCTCATAGAACACCATCAGCTTTTCACGCTCTTCGAAGCCCCAGAGCGGCGGCGTCAGCGCGCCGACGTCCATGGCCTGCGTCGTCACGTTCAAGAGATGCGAGAGAATGCGGCCGATTTCCGAATAGAGAACGCGGATCAGCTGGCCGCGAATCGGGATGTCGATGCCGAGCAGCTTTTCCACAGCCATCGCATAGGCATGCTCCTGGTTCATCGGCGCGACGTAATCGAGACGATCGAAATAAGGCACGGCCTGAAGATAGGTCTTGGTCTCGATCAGCTTCTCGGTGCCGCGGTGCAGCAGGCCGATATGCGGATCAACCCGCTCCACAATTTCGCCGTCAAGCTCCAGGACAAGACGAAGAACGCCATGCGCCGCCGGATGCTGCGGTCCGAAATTGATGTTGAAGTTGCGGACGTTATGTTCGGTCATGGCGATGGGCTCGCGTTCTCAGATAACCAGTGAATGGCGGGCACAAGCCCACCAGCCGCCTTGAATTTATTGCTTCGCCTTTTCGTCGCCTGGCAGCACGTATTCAGTACCTTCCCAAGGCGACATGAAGTCGAAGTTGCGGAATTCCTGTTTGAGCTCGACCGGCTCGTATACGACGCGCTTTGCCGCATCGTCGTAACGGACTTCGACGAAACCGGTGGTCGGGAAGTCCTTGCGCAGCGGGTGGCCTTCGAAGCCGTAGTCGGTCAGGATGCGGCGCAGGTCCGGATGGCCGGTGAACAGCACGCCGTACATGTCCCAGGTTTCGCGCTCGAACCAGTCTGCTCCGGGATGGACGGCGCAGGCCGACGGCACCGGCGTATCTTCGTCGGTGGCCACCTTGACGCGGATGCGCAGGTTCTGCTTCGGCGACAGCAGGTGATAGACGACGTCGAAACGCAGCTCGCGCTGCGGCCAGTCGACGCCGCAAATATCGATCAGGTTGACGAAACCGCATCTGGCGTCGTCACGCAGGAAGGTCAAAAGCGCGATCAGGTTTTCACCGGTCGTTGTCAGCGTCAGCTCGCGATACTTCAGCTGCGATGCGGCGATCAGGTTGCCACGCGCTTCGCCAAGGTAGGACGCAAGCTCAGTCAGGGCTTCACTCATATGCCTTGTCCTTAACCCTTAGCGTTCGATCGTGCCGGTGCGCCGGATCTTCTTCTGCAGCAGAAGCACGCCGTAAAGCAGCGCCTCCGCCGTGGGGGGACAGCCCGGCACGTAGATGTCGATCGGCACGATGCGGTCGCAGCCGCGCACCACCGAATAGGAATAGTGATAGTAGCCGCCGCCATTGGCGCAGGAGCCCATCGAGATGACGTAGCGCGGCTCGGGCATCTGGTCGTAGACCTTGCGCAGGGCGGGCGCCATCTTGTTGGTCAGCGTGCCGGCGACGATCATCACGTCCGACTGGCGCGGCGAAGCGCGCGGCGCAAAACCGAAGCGCTCGACATCATAACGCGGCATCGACAGCTGCATCATTTCGACGGCGCAGCAGGCAAGGCCGAAGGTCATCCACATCAGCGAGCCGGTACGGGCCCAGTTGATCAGCTCGTCGGTCGAGGTAACGAGAAAGCCCTTGTCGGCAAGTTCGTTGTTGATCTCGCCGAAAAATGCGTCGTTGCTCCCGATCGGCTTGCCGGTCGAGGGATCGATGATCCCCTTCGGCTGCTGGGCGACGAGCGGCTGATTGCTCACAGGGGCTACTCCCATTCCAGGGCTCCCTTTTTCCATTCATAGATAAAGCCGATGGTCAGCACGAGGAGGAAGACCATCATGGACCAGAAGCCGAACCAGCCGATGGCGCCGAAGGAAACGGCCCAAGGGAAGAGGAAGGCAACTTCCAGATCGAAGATGATGAAGAGGATCGACACGAGGTAGAAGCGGATGTCGAATTTCATGCGGGCGTCGTCGAACGCGTTGAAGCCGCATTCGTAAGCCGAGAGCTTTTCCGAATCGGGCGCTTTGAAAGCCACGGCGAACGGCGCAATGAGCAGCGCCAGACCGATAACGAGCGCGATAGCGATGAAGATAGCGATCGGAATATAGGAACTGAGCAGTTCAGTCATCATGTTCATCCCTGCTTGCCGGAGGCGCCAGACGGCACATTTGGGCAAATGCCCGGCAAGCGAACGTGCGTTGCAACAAAGCCGTGGTTAGCGCAGCCGACGCCCCGGCGCAAGAGATTTACAGAGGCAATTCGACGCGTCGCGCGCGGACATTATCAAGCAGATGCAACGATGTCGCGACAAATCCACCCAAGCCGTGTGAAGCTGCATGTCTGACCACTGGAAACTGCATGGCTTGGTGAAGAGAATGGCGCGAGTGACGGGGCTCGAACCCGCGACCTCCGGCGTGACAGGCCGGCACTCTAACCGACTGAGCTACACCCGCGCATTGATCGGCCCTTTGTGGCCGCGAGGATGAAGAAACCCGGACAAACGACAAATCACATTTGCGTTTTTACAAGACTTGAAATGGCGCGAGTGACGGGGCTCGAACCCGCGACCTCCGGCGTGACAGGCCGGCACTCTAACCAACTGAGCTACACCCGCAATTCATTTCAAGCAGTCCGGATGCCTTCGCACCCTCACCAAAACGGCTGCCCGTTTCGATGAGCGGCTAACTACGGGGTTCGCCATTTAGTGTCAAGCAGGTTTGGAGACAAAACCATGACAGCCGTTGAATTGTTTTTGCAAGGCCACTCGGAACGAAGGAAAAGCCGGCAATTCCGTTTCCCGCTGCTGCGCTGAGGTCTCATCGAAGCCGCCGGTACAGTCGAAGCCGACATGCAGCCTCCCCATTATCCACAGCCGGCCTCTCCGACCAACATCATAAGGAACGGGACCGCCGCCAAAAAAATCAAAAAATCTTCACAAACACTCTTGCGGTTTTGCCGCGATCCGCATAGATCACGGCCACCAAAGCGGCAGGCCGATCCGGCTTCGTTTGCGATGGGCGATTAGCTCAGTTGGTAGAGCGCCTCGTTTACACCGAGGATGTCGGGAGTTCGAGTCTCTCATCGCCCACCATTCTATCTCTTTGAAATTGCTAGAACCCCTTGCGCCATAAGGGCTTTTTGCCCATATTGACGTCACAAATCACGTCACAAAATGGGTTTCGAATGGCTGGCAAGCCTCAACACTGGAAAGAGCGCAACGGGCGTTACTCGGCCCGCGTCGTCATCCCTCCCCAACTTCGGCCATATCTCGACAATCGCGCGGAACTGGAAATTCAGCTAGGCGGCGACCGGCGCACGGCTCTCCGCAACCACGCCGCTGCCGTCGCTTCTATCCAGCGCCAAATTGGCATTGCTCGGCAAAAGCACGAAGCCGCAACCGGCCAGCGGCCGAAAGCCCCCTCCTACCCTCTCACAGCCCAGCAGATCGCCCTTCGCGACTACCAGAGCCAAATCGACTTTGATGCGGAGCTGCGGGCGAACGATTCCCGATATGCTCAGTTCGGCGTTGACCTTGATGACGCGCAACGCTTCCGAGACGGCTTCGCGGGCAAGCTGTCCGATGACGAACTAGAGGAACTGGTGGGCGCTCGCCTTGCCCGTGCCCGACTCGCCGGAAACACCGATGCCGCGAGGGGCACCGATAAATGGCGAGCGCTGGCGCAAGCGCTATGCGTGTCCTCTTACGAAGCGCTCGCTCGCGAGGACGAACGGAACGAAGGCGACTTTACCGGGAAGCCGACTCACCCGCTGCTTGCTGAAGCCCCGCCTATATATAATGACGAACCAGACCCGATTACCTTCGACAATATAATAGACGACGAAGTTAAGCGCCGGGCGCGCGGGAAGAACGCGAAGCCCCTGCCCGACCGCACGGCGAAGAAGTATCGCGACCATTGTGCCGCGTTCGCAAAGCGGCGCAAGAGTAAGAACGCGCTCACTGTCACGGCTGCAGAGGGCAAGGAATGGATCGAATCATTGCAGGACGCGGGCGAACTCAGCAACCGCACTGTTAAGGCCATGCTTCAGAACGTCCGCACGGTCATGAATTGGGGACGCCAGAACGACCCCACGAACTTCTTCCCGGCAGGCAACCCGCTCAACGGTATCAAAGCCCCCGACTTCACAACTCTGCCTTCTTATCTTCGCGCCTTCACTATGGACGAGGCCAACTTGTGCTTTCGGCGGCGCGGCAAGAGGACAAGGCTATGTTCCGGTGGATACCGTGGCTATGCGCCTATTCCGGGATGCGGGTTAGCGAAGCCGGGAATCTCCGCAAGGAAGACTTCTTCGAAATCGGTGACCGGTGGTTCTGGAAGGTCACGACCGTAGGCGCTCGCTCGCTGAAGACCGCCAGCAGTGAGCGCCGCATTCCAGTCCATAAGGCTCTTGTCGATGAAGGGTTCATTGATTTCGTGAAGGCTGCAAAGTCGGGACGGCTATTTAAAGGCGACACGAAGGACGCGATTCTTATTCAGCCCCGTATTAGCACATGGGTCCGCAGCCTCATCCCATTCGACAAGCGGCCCGAACTTTCGCCGAATCACGGCTGGCGTCACTTGTTCGAAGATTTGTGCCGTCGCGACCACGTGCCGGAAGATGCGCGCAACTATATGACCGGACGAACGGACGGCGGCTCTCAAGAGCTTTATGGGCGAAGCGAAGTGATGCTTCCCGGCCTGGCCGCTGCGATGGACCGAATAATACCGATCCGCTTGACTTGAGAACGTGGCATTTGGGAGCATAAGAAATTCGCCCTCGCCGAAGTTTTGGCGAGGGCGAACGCTGTATCAGATCCGACCCGAACCGGCGAAGAAAGACCGCAGCACTTCCTCGGAATTGACCTTGCCGAAGTAGCGCATGGACATATCGCCCGGATCGAAGATAACAGCCATGTCATGATCAGGGCTAAGCTCAGCGCAAACAGAATGAGCAAACTTGTTCGTGTCGAGTGGGGACTCTGCCAAGATAAACGACGTTGTGCTGTCCCAGAAGCCGCTTTTCGCGTAGGCAGCGGCATCTATAAGGGACTGCCGGCGTTCATCGTAGGTCCGGCCCTTCACGGTCTGGTTAGCGATACGGAACGAGATGCAATAAGAAGCCATGTTGCAATTTCCTTGTATGGCTTCAGCAGCGGCTTGACCCGTCTTTCGTTCGGGCTAGAGTAAGCTTGCATTCATATCAGGCCGCCCTGAAGGCTTGGTTGAAGTTAGGCACTGGGTTGCGCCCCAGTGCCCACATCTGTTATTGGCCCCACCGATTCGCGCAAGCCGTGCGGCTATTTTTCCCAATGAAATACACATAATTCACACATTGAAGAATTTATTCCTTCTTTTAGGAATATTTTCACAAACAAGGATTCACAAGGGAGTCCTAATGTGAGATTCTGTCCTCAAATTAATTGAGGACAGATTGTCTATTGTTTGTGAACATTAAGAAGGCGGCGATGATGCCGCTTAACAACCTCATCGAACAGAAGGCATATACTCTCCTCGATGCCCGCCTTTCCGAATTGGTTGGCACTCGACCTACTTACTCAGGCGTGAATATCGGCGGGCAGTCGGCACTTTATGTTCCGGCTGTTCTTCAGGCTATCCGGTTGATCTCCGAGAATATTGGATCGCTTCCTTGCAAGCTCTATCGGGAAACCGCAGACAGCAAGGAAGAGGCCAAGGATCATCCCGCCTATCGCATCGTCCACAAGCGGGCGAACGAATATACGGGCGCGGGTGAGTTTCGCGTGGCCCTCACTGCCGACGCCTTTACTCACGGCAACGGCTATGCTCGCGTGATCCGGTATCCCGACGATGGCCGCCCCTACGCTTTCGACTATCTAGAACCTGGCAAGGTCACGACGCTGAAGCATCCGCTGACCGGCGCGCCGGTCTATCGTGTTTCCGAAGAAGACGGCGGCACCCGCGATTATCCCTTCACCGAAATTCTTCATCTTCGCTCGTTTCTCGGCAAGTCGCCGATCTCGTTCGGCAAGGAAGGCATCGGCCTCGCGTCCATCCTTGAGCGCCACGGCGCGCAGTTCTTTGGCTCCGGCGCTCGACCGACCGGCATTTTTACCAAT contains these protein-coding regions:
- a CDS encoding NADH-quinone oxidoreductase subunit D, which gives rise to MTEHNVRNFNINFGPQHPAAHGVLRLVLELDGEIVERVDPHIGLLHRGTEKLIETKTYLQAVPYFDRLDYVAPMNQEHAYAMAVEKLLGIDIPIRGQLIRVLYSEIGRILSHLLNVTTQAMDVGALTPPLWGFEEREKLMVFYERASGSRMHAAYVRPGGVHQDLPEQLVQDIGDWCDPFLKALDDIDNLLTGNRIFKQRNVDIGVVSLEDCWAWGFSGVMVRGSGAAWDLRRAQPYECYSDLEFDIPIGKNGDNYDRYLIRMIEMRESVRIMKQCVNRLLSDAKTGPFSSIDGKVVPPKRGEMKRSMEALIHHFKLYTEGYHVPAGEVYAAVEAPKGEFGVYLVSDGSNKPYRCKIRAPGYAHLQAMDFMCRGHQLADIAAVLGSLDIVFGEVDR
- a CDS encoding NADH-quinone oxidoreductase subunit C, which gives rise to MSEALTELASYLGEARGNLIAASQLKYRELTLTTTGENLIALLTFLRDDARCGFVNLIDICGVDWPQRELRFDVVYHLLSPKQNLRIRVKVATDEDTPVPSACAVHPGADWFERETWDMYGVLFTGHPDLRRILTDYGFEGHPLRKDFPTTGFVEVRYDDAAKRVVYEPVELKQEFRNFDFMSPWEGTEYVLPGDEKAKQ
- a CDS encoding NuoB/complex I 20 kDa subunit family protein, with translation MGVAPVSNQPLVAQQPKGIIDPSTGKPIGSNDAFFGEINNELADKGFLVTSTDELINWARTGSLMWMTFGLACCAVEMMQLSMPRYDVERFGFAPRASPRQSDVMIVAGTLTNKMAPALRKVYDQMPEPRYVISMGSCANGGGYYHYSYSVVRGCDRIVPIDIYVPGCPPTAEALLYGVLLLQKKIRRTGTIER
- a CDS encoding NADH-quinone oxidoreductase subunit A; this encodes MTELLSSYIPIAIFIAIALVIGLALLIAPFAVAFKAPDSEKLSAYECGFNAFDDARMKFDIRFYLVSILFIIFDLEVAFLFPWAVSFGAIGWFGFWSMMVFLLVLTIGFIYEWKKGALEWE
- a CDS encoding phage portal protein, whose protein sequence is MMPLNNLIEQKAYTLLDARLSELVGTRPTYSGVNIGGQSALYVPAVLQAIRLISENIGSLPCKLYRETADSKEEAKDHPAYRIVHKRANEYTGAGEFRVALTADAFTHGNGYARVIRYPDDGRPYAFDYLEPGKVTTLKHPLTGAPVYRVSEEDGGTRDYPFTEILHLRSFLGKSPISFGKEGIGLASILERHGAQFFGSGARPTGIFTNEGKAVSGDDAKGAKTVISILKSFRKWKDSGNGDPLIIDGGWKYEAQTMASTDAQFIENRDFQLDEIARIFGVPPHLVFNFKRQTWSNAETMGAAFLTLCLKPWLDRWTDALATVLLSEDEQDSHSFEFVTDDLMRADAASRTANMTALVTNRIMTPNEVRAILNLQPLPGGDELTNPHTTSNAAPVPAPAKEPA